In Nomascus leucogenys isolate Asia chromosome 8, Asia_NLE_v1, whole genome shotgun sequence, a single genomic region encodes these proteins:
- the LOC100585630 gene encoding LOW QUALITY PROTEIN: olfactory receptor 10AD1 (The sequence of the model RefSeq protein was modified relative to this genomic sequence to represent the inferred CDS: inserted 1 base in 1 codon; deleted 1 base in 1 codon) — MLRNGSIVMEFILVGFQQSSTSTQALLFALFSALYSLTMAMNGLIIFITWTDPKLNSSMYFFLGHLSFLDVCSVTTTIPQMLIHLVVRNHIVSFVSCMTQMYFVFCVGVAECILLAFMACDRYVAICYPLNYVQIISQKVCIRLVGTAWFFGLINGIFLEYISFREPFCRDNHIENFFCEAPIVIGLSCGDPQFSLRAIFADAIVVMLSPVVXVTSYVHILATILSRASSSGRGKTFSTCASHLTVVIFLYTSAMFSYMNPHSTHGPDKDKLFSLLYTIITPMCNPIIYSFHNKEIKEAMVRALGRTRLAQPQSV, encoded by the exons ATGCTAAGGAACGGCAGCATAGTGATGGAATTTATCCTCGTGGGCTTTCAGCAGAGCTCCACTTCCACACAAGCATTGCTCTTTGCCCTCTTCTCGGCCCTCTACAGCCTCACCATGGCCATGAATGGCCTCATCATCTTTATCACATGGACAGACCCCAAGCTCAACAGCTCCATGTACTTCTTCCTCGGCCATCTGTCTTTCCTGGATGTCTGCTCCGTCACCACTACCATCCCACAGATGTTGATCCACCTCGTGGTCAGGAACCACATTGTCTCCTTTGTATCTTGCATGACCCAGATGTACTTTGTCTTCTGTGTTGGTGTGGCCGAGTGCATCCTCTTGGCTTTCATGGCCTGTGACCGTTATGTTGCTATCTGCTACCCACTTAACTATGTCCAGATCATAAGCCAGAAGGTCTGTATCAGGCTTGTGGGAACTGCCTGGTTCTTTGGGCTGATCAATGGCATCTTTCTTGAGTATATTTCATTCCGAGAGCCCTTCTGCAGAGACAACCACATAGAAAACTTCTTCTGTGAGGCCCCCATAGTGATTGGCCTCTCTTGTGGGGACCCTCAGTTTAGTCTGAGGGCAATCTTTGCCGATGCCATCGTGGTAATGCTCAGCCCCGTGG CTGTCACTTCCTATGTGCACATCCTGGCCACCATCCTCAGCAGAGCCTCCTCCTCAGGTCGGGGGAAGACTTTCTCTACTTGTGCCTCTCACCTGACTGTGGTCATCTTTCTCTACACTTCAGCTATGTTCTCTTACATGAACCCCCACAGCACACATGGGCCTGACAAAGACAAACTTTTCTCCCTCCTGTACACCATCATTACC CCCATGTGCAACCCCATCATTTATAGTTTCCACAACAAGGAAATTAAGGAGGCCATGGTGAGGGCACTTGGAAGAACCAGACTGGCCCAGCCACAGTCTGTCTAG